The following coding sequences are from one Pristis pectinata isolate sPriPec2 chromosome 18, sPriPec2.1.pri, whole genome shotgun sequence window:
- the ankrd40 gene encoding ankyrin repeat domain-containing protein 40 — MAAEPQLELDERLREACSVGDAESVRRLLGSGARVNGRNPVNGWTCLHWACKRGHHQIVSDLLEAGADRGILTSKGESAAQLTSKPEIKAMLGVSEEPGPAVNGCPDLPIVPHYLANPPLPIVESRRAPVGQLPLPTHCCSPCFHQHHPQTAAPAPSQSLFCLGALPESERELVLKVRLHNPAAEDNDFIEVELDRQELTYQALLRVTCQELGMVRRKWRGSGNFPTRC, encoded by the exons ATGGCGGCCGAGCCGCAGCTGGAGCTGGACGAGCGGCTGCGGGAGGCCTGCAGTGTCGGCGACGCCGAGTCGGTGCGGCGGCTGCTGGGCAGCGGGGCCCGGGTCAACGGGCGGAACCCCGTCAATGGCTG GACCTGCCTACACTGGGCATGCAAACGGGGTCACCACCAGATcgtgtctgacctgctggaagCCGGAGCTGATCGAGGAATCCTCACTAGCAAGGGTGAAAGTGCGGCACAGCTCACATCCAAACCAGAGATCAAAGCAATGCTGGGAG tgAGCGAGGAACCTGGGCCGGCGGTGAATGGATGTCCCGACCTGCCGATCGTCCCCCACTACCTGGCTAACCCACCCCTCCCGATCGTGGAGAGTAGACGGGCACCTGTTGGCCAGCTCCCACTGCCCACCCATTGCTGCTCTCCCTGCTTCCATCAGCACCACCCACAGACAGCGGCTCCTGCCCCATCCCAGTCGCTGTTCTGCCTGGGAGCTCTGCCTGAGAGTGAGCGAG AGCTGGTGCTGAAAGTTCGACTCCATAACCCGGCCGCGGAGGACAACGACTTCATCGAGGTGGAGCTGGATCGGCAGGAGCTCACGTACCAGGCACTGCTCCGGGTCACCTGTCAGGAGCTGGGGATGGTCCGGAGAAAGTGGAGAGGATCCGGAAACTTCCCAACACGCTGCTGA